The sequence below is a genomic window from Nitrospiria bacterium.
AAAGGGTTTCCCCAACAACTGGAGGCCAATGGGCAATTGATGGGAAGTAAAACCGCAGGGTAGAGAAATACCTGGTATCCCCGCAAGGTTCACGGAAATCGTGAAAATATCAGAAAGGTACATTTGAAGTGGATCTTCCACCTTCTCTCCCACTTTAAAAGCCGCCGTCGGGGCCGTCGGGGTTACAATGGCATCCACCTCTTGGAAGGCTTGGTCAAAATCACGCTTGATTAAACTTCTCACCTTTTGGGCTTTCGCATAATAGGCATCATAATACCCCGAACTTAAAGCATAGGTTCCCAGCATAATCCTTCTTTTTACTTCCGCCCCAAAACCCTCAGCCCGGCTTTTTACATACATCTCAAATAGGTCTTTGGCTTCCTGTGTTCTATACCCAAACTTCACGCCGTCATAACGGGCAAGATTCGAACTGGCCTCTGCGGTGGCCAAAATATAATAAGTGGCGACGGCATAATCGGTATGGGGCAGTGATATTTCCCGGGTTTTCGCCCCCAATTTTTCCAAGTGCGAAATGGCCTTTTGAACCGCACTACTGACCTCCTCATCACCCCCTTGTTTAAAATATTCCTTAGGAATCCCAAAGGTCATTCCTTGCACCCCCCCTTCAAGACCTTGGGTATAATCAGGAACAGGAATGTCTGCAGAGGTTGAATCCAAAGGATCAAAACCAGCAATGACATTCATCATTAATGCGCTATCCATCACATTTTTGGTTAAGGGCCCAATCTGATCCAATGAGGATGCAAAGGCAATTAAACCAAACCTGGAAACCCGCCCATAGGTTGGTTTCAACCCCACCACACCGCAACAAGCCGCAGGCTGCCTTATGGAACCTCCAGTATCAGAACCCAAAGCCGCAATACAGGTATCCGCAGCCACTGCGGCCGACGATCCCCCACTGGAACCCCCAGGAATTCTATCTAAATCCCATGGATTTCGGGTGGTATCAAAAGCGGAGTTTTCTGTGGAGGAACCCATGGCGAACTCGTCTAGGTTGGTTTTTCCAACGAACACCGCTCCTGCTTCCTGCAAACGGTTCACAACGGTGGCGCTATACGGTGGGATAAAATTTTCTAAAATTTTGGATGAGCAGGTGGTTCGCACCCCCAATGTGCATAGGTTGTCTTTAAGAGCAACCGGAATTCCCATAAGAGGCGATTGAGAATTTCCCCCGGCAAGTTGCATATCCGCTGCTTTTGCTTGACGGAATGCTTCCTCCCTCATTAAGGTGACGTAGGAATGGACCCTCCCTTCCACCTGATCAATCCGGTCAAAAATGGAATCAAGAATCTCCACCGCTTTGACTTCTTGTTTTTGAAGACGGAGGGATAATTCATGAAGAGACAGTTTATGATAATCTGGGGTTGACATGGTTAACTCACCGCTCGGTTCTTCTCATCCACCTTAACAATGGTGGGTTTAAACCGTTTGATTTCCTCTTCGTTATAATATTCATAACAAAAAACCACAATTTTATCCCCGACAACCCCCTTTCGAGCCGTGGGTCCATTGAGAATGACCTGTCCCGAGTCTTTCGGCCCTGGGATGACATAGGTTTCAAAACGCTCCCCATTATTCAAATTGGAAACCATGACCTGTTCATAGGGAAGGATCCCTGCCTTTTGCATCAACCCTTCATCGATGGTAATGCTCCCATCATAATTTAGATCGGCTTCTGTCACCGTGGCCCGATGTATCTTGGACCGCAACATTTGTCTTAGCATAAGATAACCCGCTTTTCCTTATTGAAAATCTTTAACGCTCCTCACAGGTTGTTGAAAAAGCATATATTTTCATACCAAGGGGTCATTCCTTCCCAAGCAGAAATCAAGACCCTGTTGGATTTACACAAACTGGATTCCCGATTAAACATCCGGGAATAACAGCAAACGAGTTTTTCAACATTCTGTTAATTGGCTAATCCTCTATAATCTTGGGAACACGATAAAAGCCATCCGTTTTTTCAGGGGCATTGGACAAAGCCGATTCAGCACTGAGAGAGGGCCTCACTTCGTCTTCTCTAAATACATTATGAAGGGGAACCACATGGGTTGTCGGTTCTACGTTGGATGTATCGAGTTCATTTAATTTTTCAATATAAGTCAGGATACTGCTGAGTTGCTGGCCAAACAGTTCCTTTTCCTTTTCCGAAAAAACCAGGCGGGCCAGTTTCGCAACGTGTTCCACTTCTTTTTTTTGAATTTTCATCCCGAAACCCTTTCCAGTCGCGCAACATTAATGGCTAATCGTTTTACCCCAACCCTGGGAAAATCAACGCTCACCCGCTGATCCCCTACGGGGCCATCACTTCTTCGGATAATTCCCTCTCCCCATACCGGGTGACGGACCCTCACTCCCACCTTAAAAAGGGTCGATGGACCATCAGAGGTTGAAAAAGTATTGGATGGGTCAAAAATTCCCTGGGCAGTTTGATTAAGCCTTTTTGGGTTTCCAAAACCCCCCGTTTCTTTCACGATAGGAGAAAAACCACCGGAACCACTAAACTCCGTTCGGAACAGAAACTCCTCCGGAATATCCTCCATAAACCGTGAGGGGGTATTCCATTGGGTCGTCCCATGTAATCTTCTCTGGGTAGCATGGGTAAGAACCAATTTCTCTCCTGCCCGGGTCATACCAACATAGCATAACCGGCGTTCCTCCTCCAACTCCTGGGAATCTCCCAAGGACCTTTTATGAGGAAAAAGGCCCTCTTCCATACCTGCCATGAAAACCACGGGAAACTCCAACCCCTTGGCATTGTGCAGAGTCATTAAAGAAACCGCATTTTTTGAATTTCCTTTCCCTGGTGGTTCGCTAACAAGGCTCACCTGATCCAAAAACAGTTTCAGATCACCCGGCTGATTTTTTTCCTCAAACTCCCCCAAAGCCGAAAGAAGTTCTTTCACATTTTCAATCCGGGCTTCCGCCCCGGTTTCAAATTCCTTCCGAAGATAATCCATAAAACCAATCCGGTCTATGAGGTGCCCTAAAACGTTTACCAAAGACCCTTTGTCCAACTCTTTCCGGAATCCCTCCAATAGATTGAAAAATTCAACACATCTTTTCTGAGAACCCGTTTGAATGCCTTCATCCCCAAGGGTTTTGATCGCCTCCCACAGCCCTATTTTCTTTTCCGAGGCGATGGTTTCCATTTGATCCAAGGTGACCGCTCCAATCCCTCTGGGGGGAAGATTAATCACCCGTTTTAAGCTCACCTGGTCATTGGGGTTGAGCAAAAGTCTGAAATAGGCCAATAGGTCCTTTATCTCGCGGCGTTCATAAAACCTTACCCCACCAATGATCACATAGGGAATGCCTTCACGCCTCAATCCGTCCTCAAGAGATCTGGATTGGGCATGGGTTCGATAAAGGATACACATATCTCCAAATGGGTTCCCTCTTTGAAAAGCCTTTCGAATAAAATCGGATATATACCGTGCCTCCTTCTCCTCATCCGAGTTGGAACACAGAATAACCTTTTCCC
It includes:
- a CDS encoding UvrD-helicase domain-containing protein, coding for MEKFLLDLNPNQQEAVFHTGGPLLVFAGAGSGKTRVITYRIVHLIQNLGVDPHNILAVTFTNKAADEMKARIESLVGSLAKKVWISTFHSACVRMLRAHGDRLGLSRDFVIYDQGDQHTLVKECVKILQINEDLYPPKVISHRISSLKNQLKTAVEFNREAQNFGLEEKVQKVYDLYQKRLHQNNALDFDDLIMNSVDLFQQKTDIREGYQARFHYVMVDEYQDTNPAQYQLTRLWVGKESNLCVVGDDDQSIYAFRGADHKHILQFERDFPNAKVVKLEQNYRSTQTILGAASGVVSKNQKRKIKTLWTENGNGEKVILCSNSDEEKEARYISDFIRKAFQRGNPFGDMCILYRTHAQSRSLEDGLRREGIPYVIIGGVRFYERREIKDLLAYFRLLLNPNDQVSLKRVINLPPRGIGAVTLDQMETIASEKKIGLWEAIKTLGDEGIQTGSQKRCVEFFNLLEGFRKELDKGSLVNVLGHLIDRIGFMDYLRKEFETGAEARIENVKELLSALGEFEEKNQPGDLKLFLDQVSLVSEPPGKGNSKNAVSLMTLHNAKGLEFPVVFMAGMEEGLFPHKRSLGDSQELEEERRLCYVGMTRAGEKLVLTHATQRRLHGTTQWNTPSRFMEDIPEEFLFRTEFSGSGGFSPIVKETGGFGNPKRLNQTAQGIFDPSNTFSTSDGPSTLFKVGVRVRHPVWGEGIIRRSDGPVGDQRVSVDFPRVGVKRLAINVARLERVSG
- the panD gene encoding aspartate 1-decarboxylase — encoded protein: MLRQMLRSKIHRATVTEADLNYDGSITIDEGLMQKAGILPYEQVMVSNLNNGERFETYVIPGPKDSGQVILNGPTARKGVVGDKIVVFCYEYYNEEEIKRFKPTIVKVDEKNRAVS
- the gatA gene encoding Asp-tRNA(Asn)/Glu-tRNA(Gln) amidotransferase subunit GatA, which translates into the protein MSTPDYHKLSLHELSLRLQKQEVKAVEILDSIFDRIDQVEGRVHSYVTLMREEAFRQAKAADMQLAGGNSQSPLMGIPVALKDNLCTLGVRTTCSSKILENFIPPYSATVVNRLQEAGAVFVGKTNLDEFAMGSSTENSAFDTTRNPWDLDRIPGGSSGGSSAAVAADTCIAALGSDTGGSIRQPAACCGVVGLKPTYGRVSRFGLIAFASSLDQIGPLTKNVMDSALMMNVIAGFDPLDSTSADIPVPDYTQGLEGGVQGMTFGIPKEYFKQGGDEEVSSAVQKAISHLEKLGAKTREISLPHTDYAVATYYILATAEASSNLARYDGVKFGYRTQEAKDLFEMYVKSRAEGFGAEVKRRIMLGTYALSSGYYDAYYAKAQKVRSLIKRDFDQAFQEVDAIVTPTAPTAAFKVGEKVEDPLQMYLSDIFTISVNLAGIPGISLPCGFTSHQLPIGLQLLGKPFDEAGLLKTAFALEREMGCLDKRPPLT
- the gatC gene encoding Asp-tRNA(Asn)/Glu-tRNA(Gln) amidotransferase subunit GatC — translated: MKIQKKEVEHVAKLARLVFSEKEKELFGQQLSSILTYIEKLNELDTSNVEPTTHVVPLHNVFREDEVRPSLSAESALSNAPEKTDGFYRVPKIIED